In one window of Agromyces badenianii DNA:
- the tatC gene encoding twin-arginine translocase subunit TatC has product MTAVKDRGEKDREKRMSLGQHLIELRKRLFFAAIAIVVGTGLGWWLTDAFIWDALQEPVARVAEARGDDTAIIFQTISSSFDLMLQIAFTIGIVISSPVWLYQIFAFLVPGLNKRERRFTLAFFATAIPLFFAGCAAGWFVLPNIVKLMTSFVPEGGETLLTAKEYIDFVLKLVVAIGIAFVVPVFVVLLNFAGVISAAAIIKSWRVAILVIVLFTAVATPSADVVSMFMLAIPMIGLYFLAWFITHLHDRRVARRNALEFGEPV; this is encoded by the coding sequence GTGACCGCGGTGAAAGATCGCGGCGAGAAGGACCGCGAGAAGCGGATGTCGCTCGGTCAGCACCTGATCGAGCTCCGCAAGCGCCTGTTCTTCGCGGCGATCGCGATCGTGGTGGGCACCGGCCTCGGCTGGTGGCTCACCGATGCGTTCATCTGGGATGCCCTCCAAGAGCCGGTGGCCCGGGTGGCCGAGGCACGGGGCGACGACACCGCCATCATCTTCCAGACGATCTCGAGCTCGTTCGACCTGATGCTCCAGATCGCCTTCACGATCGGCATCGTGATCTCGAGCCCCGTGTGGCTCTACCAGATCTTCGCGTTCCTCGTGCCCGGGCTGAACAAACGCGAGCGTAGATTCACCCTCGCATTCTTCGCGACGGCGATCCCGCTGTTCTTCGCGGGGTGCGCCGCAGGCTGGTTCGTGCTGCCGAACATCGTGAAGCTCATGACGAGCTTCGTGCCCGAGGGCGGTGAGACGCTCCTGACCGCTAAGGAGTACATCGACTTCGTGCTGAAGCTCGTCGTGGCCATCGGCATCGCCTTCGTGGTGCCCGTCTTCGTCGTGCTGCTGAACTTCGCGGGCGTCATCAGCGCCGCGGCGATCATCAAGTCGTGGCGGGTCGCGATCCTCGTGATCGTGCTGTTCACCGCTGTCGCGACGCCGTCGGCCGATGTCGTGTCGATGTTCATGCTCGCGATCCCGATGATCGGCCTGTACTTCCTGGCCTGGTTCATCACCCACCTCCATGATCGTCGTGTCGCACGCCGGAACGCGCTCGAATTCGGGGAGCCTGTCTAG
- the tatA gene encoding twin-arginine translocase TatA/TatE family subunit, producing the protein MWQGFTGWHALIILVVILLLFGAPKLPALARSLGQSMKILKSEVRSDKTDSDAPVDETPKSDGPDSGKNS; encoded by the coding sequence ATGTGGCAAGGCTTCACCGGTTGGCATGCACTGATCATCCTCGTGGTCATCCTGCTGCTCTTCGGAGCTCCCAAGCTCCCCGCGCTCGCCCGCAGTCTCGGCCAGTCGATGAAGATCCTCAAGAGCGAGGTGCGCTCCGACAAGACCGACTCTGACGCGCCCGTCGACGAGACGCCGAAGTCCGACGGTCCGGATTCCGGCAAGAACTCCTGA
- a CDS encoding helix-turn-helix transcriptional regulator codes for MAKRPKPLRAPDKLVFLLSFVPYLLEQRVVDVAEAAAHFGLSEDEIRHAVRLIATSGLPGETGTYQPNDLFDIDWDAFEDDDVIVIVHHVAIDDAPRLSAREAAALIAGLQYLSASPENAGRASLASLMAKLTAGASAAPSRLAVAESEADASLALIREAVTGGRQLEFEYRNALGVAGRRRVDPLRILSQDADWYLQAYCHTREDVRNFRVDRMSELLVSDAPIGDHSDRIVPDTLFQGSETDLDVVVDVAPETLPLLADYLADSRTESVDGRLRVTLRLAHVHGLKRLVAGLPGLVTVVAPAEARAVVAEWAAAGLAGYADPAASDASRAPDAGPHHPAIDDR; via the coding sequence ATGGCCAAGCGACCGAAGCCCCTGAGGGCGCCCGACAAGCTCGTGTTCCTGCTCTCGTTCGTGCCGTACCTGCTCGAGCAGCGCGTCGTCGACGTGGCCGAGGCCGCGGCCCACTTCGGCCTCTCCGAAGACGAGATCCGCCACGCGGTGCGCCTCATCGCCACCTCGGGACTGCCCGGCGAGACCGGCACGTACCAGCCCAACGACCTCTTCGACATCGATTGGGACGCGTTCGAAGACGACGATGTGATCGTCATCGTGCATCACGTCGCGATCGACGACGCCCCGAGGCTCTCGGCCCGCGAGGCCGCCGCGCTCATCGCCGGGCTGCAGTACCTCTCGGCATCGCCCGAGAACGCCGGCCGAGCCTCGCTCGCCTCGCTCATGGCCAAGCTCACCGCCGGCGCTTCGGCGGCGCCCAGTCGACTGGCGGTCGCCGAGTCCGAAGCGGATGCCTCGCTGGCGCTCATCCGCGAGGCGGTGACCGGCGGCCGGCAGCTCGAGTTCGAGTACCGGAATGCGCTCGGCGTTGCGGGCAGGCGCCGCGTCGACCCGTTGCGCATCCTGTCGCAAGACGCCGACTGGTACCTCCAGGCCTACTGCCACACGCGCGAAGACGTGCGCAACTTCAGGGTCGATCGCATGAGCGAGCTGCTCGTCTCCGACGCGCCGATCGGCGACCACTCCGATCGCATCGTTCCTGACACGCTCTTCCAGGGCTCGGAGACCGACCTCGACGTCGTCGTCGATGTCGCGCCCGAGACGCTGCCGCTGCTCGCCGACTACCTCGCCGACTCCCGGACCGAGTCGGTCGATGGACGCCTGCGGGTGACCCTGCGACTCGCTCACGTGCACGGGCTCAAGCGCCTCGTGGCGGGTCTGCCGGGGCTCGTGACCGTGGTAGCGCCGGCAGAGGCGCGCGCCGTCGTGGCCGAATGGGCTGCCGCAGGGCTCGCGGGCTACGCAGATCCGGCGGCATCCGATGCATCCCGAGCACCCGATGCCGGGCCGCACCACCCCGCCATCGACGACAGGTAG
- a CDS encoding helix-turn-helix transcriptional regulator, with translation MASGGEVKGESRVPVEDRLFSLVLALLATETGLLKSEILSTVRGYAERFDSAGQNANLERQFERDKDDIRELGIPLETVESPDRPGDNQALRYRIPKGQYDLPDEVRFTPDELALLGLAAEVWREASLSADSQRALTKLRSLGIEPREPVIGYAPRLRVRDTAFEPLRQALDRRQTVRFRYFKPGEAEPRPRTVDPLAVVLHDGRWHLHAFDHDAGESRTFLLSRIIGDVAPVPGSTFEAPPLGVQDRIIAELQELHLRNVADLAVTGGSDAEVRLGKRAIEGDEDAGVIRLHYTDAAVFADELAAYGPEVRVLSPASLRAAVCDRLRAVAAAHREPGEGTP, from the coding sequence GTGGCAAGCGGCGGAGAGGTCAAGGGCGAGTCGAGGGTCCCCGTCGAGGATCGCCTCTTCAGCCTCGTGCTGGCGCTCCTCGCGACCGAGACGGGGCTCCTCAAGTCCGAGATCCTGTCGACCGTGCGAGGCTACGCCGAGCGCTTCGACAGCGCAGGTCAGAATGCGAATCTCGAGCGGCAGTTCGAGCGCGACAAAGACGACATCCGCGAGCTCGGCATCCCGCTCGAGACCGTCGAGTCGCCCGATCGCCCGGGCGACAACCAGGCATTGCGCTACCGCATCCCGAAGGGACAGTACGACCTGCCCGACGAGGTTCGGTTCACCCCCGACGAGCTCGCCCTGCTCGGCCTCGCCGCCGAGGTCTGGCGTGAAGCCTCGCTCTCGGCAGACTCGCAACGTGCGCTCACGAAGCTCCGATCGCTCGGCATCGAACCGCGTGAGCCGGTGATCGGCTACGCCCCGCGCCTGCGCGTGCGCGACACGGCGTTCGAACCGCTGCGCCAGGCGCTCGATCGGCGTCAGACGGTGCGGTTCAGGTACTTCAAACCGGGCGAGGCCGAGCCGCGGCCGCGCACCGTCGATCCGCTCGCCGTGGTGCTGCACGACGGCCGCTGGCATCTGCACGCCTTCGACCACGATGCCGGTGAATCCCGCACGTTCCTCCTGTCGCGCATCATCGGCGACGTCGCGCCGGTGCCGGGCTCGACCTTCGAGGCGCCGCCGCTCGGCGTGCAAGACCGCATCATCGCGGAGTTGCAGGAGCTGCACCTGCGCAATGTCGCAGACCTCGCGGTGACCGGCGGCAGCGATGCCGAGGTTCGGCTCGGCAAGCGCGCGATCGAGGGTGACGAAGACGCCGGCGTGATCCGCCTGCACTACACGGATGCCGCGGTGTTCGCCGACGAGCTCGCCGCCTACGGCCCCGAGGTGCGCGTGCTCTCGCCGGCGTCGCTGCGGGCCGCCGTGTGCGACCGGCTCCGCGCCGTCGCCGCCGCGCATCGGGAACCAGGGGAGGGGACACCGTGA
- a CDS encoding FKBP-type peptidyl-prolyl cis-trans isomerase produces MRSSFALFATAGIIALTLSGCASAPAPEAVSGDSSDAVSVTGDFGEKPKVEFPAPLAPEETQCTEIIAGDGELIEEGQFVLLGASLFNGTTGEEVQVVGYDEDPAPLAIGDDTLIAFTKGLSCAREGSRVVVVAPSQEAIRPSDDPTGAEGGDSLVAVFDVIRAFMPRADGAVRLSRDGFPAVVLAPDGRPGITVPKGADPFETTEVEVLKEGSGEVVESGDTVVVHYTGVNWADGEVFDSSWEKGVPISLVVADDEGSQVIPGFSTAVIGQKVGSQVGVVIPPSEAYGEQGNGAVPGNSTLFFVIDILGVV; encoded by the coding sequence GTGCGCTCGTCATTCGCGCTCTTCGCCACGGCCGGCATCATCGCCCTGACGCTGTCGGGCTGCGCTTCGGCGCCCGCTCCCGAGGCGGTTTCAGGCGATTCCTCCGATGCGGTCTCGGTCACGGGAGACTTCGGCGAGAAGCCGAAGGTCGAGTTCCCGGCACCGCTCGCACCTGAAGAGACGCAGTGCACGGAGATCATCGCGGGCGACGGCGAGCTGATCGAAGAGGGTCAGTTCGTCCTTCTCGGGGCGTCGCTCTTCAACGGAACGACCGGCGAGGAGGTGCAGGTCGTCGGCTACGACGAGGATCCGGCACCGCTCGCGATCGGCGACGACACGTTGATCGCGTTCACGAAGGGCCTCAGCTGCGCCCGAGAAGGATCGCGGGTCGTCGTCGTCGCGCCGTCTCAGGAAGCCATCCGCCCCTCTGACGACCCGACCGGCGCCGAGGGCGGCGACAGCCTCGTGGCGGTCTTCGACGTGATCCGTGCGTTCATGCCCCGTGCCGACGGCGCGGTGCGGCTCAGCCGCGACGGGTTCCCCGCCGTGGTGCTCGCACCCGACGGCCGCCCCGGCATCACCGTGCCGAAGGGCGCCGACCCCTTCGAGACCACCGAGGTCGAGGTGCTGAAGGAGGGCTCGGGCGAGGTCGTCGAGTCCGGCGACACCGTCGTGGTGCACTACACGGGCGTCAACTGGGCCGACGGCGAGGTCTTCGACTCCAGTTGGGAGAAGGGCGTCCCGATCAGCCTGGTCGTCGCCGACGACGAGGGGAGCCAGGTCATTCCCGGATTCTCGACGGCGGTCATCGGCCAGAAGGTCGGTTCGCAGGTCGGAGTCGTGATCCCGCCGAGCGAGGCGTATGGCGAGCAGGGCAATGGAGCGGTTCCCGGAAACTCGACCCTGTTCTTCGTGATCGACATCCTCGGCGTCGTCTGA
- a CDS encoding tRNA (adenine-N1)-methyltransferase gives MTASRGEQSGPFRVGDRVQLTGPKGRLHTITLQPGAHFHSHKGLLAHDDLIGRPDGSVVANQAGIEYLALRPLLTDFVMSMPRGAAIVYPKDAAQILAQADIFPGARVVEAGVGSGALSLWLLRAIGAEGHLYSFERREDFASVARGNVATFHGADPENWSVTLGDLAEMLPDTVAEASVDRVVLDMLAPWECLDAVSVALKPGGVLLCYIATATQLSRVAEAIRATGEYTEPASSETMVRGWHVQGLAVRPDHRMIAHTGFLITARRLAPDTVLPELKRRPSKTEFSDEDVEAWTPGALGERSVSDKSLRKRVRQADAAASRSRVTDTERVTDTDPRGEAE, from the coding sequence GTGACCGCGAGCAGGGGCGAGCAGAGCGGCCCGTTCCGGGTCGGCGACCGGGTGCAGCTGACGGGCCCGAAGGGCCGCCTGCACACGATCACGCTGCAACCGGGGGCGCACTTCCACTCGCACAAGGGGCTGCTCGCGCACGACGACCTGATCGGCCGCCCCGACGGCTCGGTCGTCGCGAACCAGGCGGGCATCGAATACCTCGCGCTGCGCCCGCTGCTCACCGACTTCGTCATGTCGATGCCGCGAGGCGCCGCGATCGTCTACCCGAAAGACGCCGCGCAGATCCTCGCGCAGGCCGACATCTTCCCGGGCGCCCGCGTCGTCGAGGCGGGTGTCGGCTCGGGGGCGCTCTCGCTCTGGCTGCTCCGCGCGATCGGTGCCGAGGGGCACCTGTACTCGTTCGAACGACGTGAGGACTTCGCGAGCGTCGCCCGAGGCAACGTGGCGACGTTCCACGGCGCCGACCCCGAGAACTGGTCGGTCACGCTCGGCGATCTGGCCGAGATGCTGCCCGACACGGTCGCCGAGGCATCCGTCGACCGGGTCGTGCTCGACATGCTCGCGCCGTGGGAGTGCCTCGACGCCGTCTCGGTCGCCCTGAAGCCCGGCGGTGTGCTGCTCTGCTACATCGCGACCGCCACGCAGCTCTCTCGGGTCGCCGAGGCGATCCGCGCCACGGGGGAGTACACCGAGCCGGCCTCGAGCGAGACGATGGTGCGCGGCTGGCACGTGCAGGGTCTCGCGGTGCGCCCCGATCACCGCATGATCGCGCACACGGGCTTCCTCATCACCGCGCGCCGGCTCGCGCCCGACACGGTGCTGCCCGAGCTCAAGCGTCGCCCGTCGAAGACGGAGTTCAGCGACGAAGACGTCGAGGCCTGGACACCCGGCGCGCTCGGTGAGCGCTCGGTCAGCGACAAGAGCCTCCGCAAGCGCGTCAGGCAGGCGGATGCCGCGGCATCCCGTTCGCGCGTGACCGACACCGAGCGCGTGACCGACACCGACCCCCGAGGCGAAGCCGAGTAG
- a CDS encoding HAD family hydrolase produces MTTRLPAAVLWDMDGTLVDTEHYWMAAEEELIEAFGGSWGPDDALALVGSGLWEAAAYFQAKGVTLDADAIVARLTERVREQLAEHGVPWRPGARELLQALREASVPTALVTMSIRSMADDIVAAIPFHAFDVIVTGDAVENAKPHPEPYLTAAALLGVDIAECVAIEDSPTGLASAHASGAFAIAVPNFIALDDLPAGALWPTLDGTTVADVAALLTAREVTA; encoded by the coding sequence GTGACCACTCGCCTCCCCGCCGCAGTCCTCTGGGACATGGACGGCACCCTTGTCGACACCGAGCACTACTGGATGGCCGCAGAAGAGGAGCTCATCGAGGCGTTCGGCGGCTCGTGGGGGCCCGACGACGCACTCGCCCTCGTCGGCAGCGGACTCTGGGAGGCGGCGGCCTACTTCCAGGCGAAGGGCGTCACCCTCGACGCCGACGCCATCGTCGCACGGCTCACCGAGCGGGTGCGCGAGCAGTTGGCCGAGCACGGAGTGCCGTGGCGACCCGGCGCCCGCGAGTTGCTGCAGGCGCTGCGGGAGGCCTCCGTGCCGACCGCCCTCGTGACCATGTCGATCCGCTCCATGGCCGATGACATCGTCGCCGCGATCCCCTTCCACGCCTTCGACGTGATCGTCACCGGTGACGCCGTCGAGAACGCCAAGCCGCACCCCGAGCCCTATCTGACCGCGGCCGCGCTCCTCGGCGTCGACATCGCCGAGTGCGTCGCCATCGAGGATTCGCCGACCGGGCTCGCCTCGGCGCACGCCTCCGGCGCGTTCGCGATCGCGGTGCCGAACTTCATCGCGCTCGACGACCTTCCCGCCGGGGCGCTGTGGCCGACGCTCGACGGCACTACGGTCGCCGATGTCGCCGCCCTCCTCACCGCTCGCGAGGTCACCGCGTGA
- a CDS encoding PAC2 family protein yields the protein MNQPAGFEGGRLLVVAFEGWNDAGEAATGAAKLLVERLGLIEVSAVDPELYFDYQFTRPTISVGDDGVRRLEWPGAAIMGPGGEASDDDDRVTGPGAENLHVLIGAEPARSWKGFAAELIDAALAADIECIVLLGAMLADAPHTRPLAVFASSENPEVRSALGVERSSYEGPVGILSVIADQAERGGIPTVSLWASVPHYVHNAPSPKAVLALLGKVEELTGLSIPRGSLEVDAKAWEAGVDALAADDDEMAGYITQLEQARDAVDAPEASGEAIAQEFERYLRRRGEEPGGRADGRGDGPR from the coding sequence GTGAATCAGCCGGCCGGTTTCGAGGGCGGAAGGCTGCTCGTCGTCGCATTCGAAGGATGGAACGACGCCGGAGAGGCGGCGACCGGGGCAGCGAAGCTGCTCGTCGAGCGACTCGGCCTCATCGAGGTCTCCGCGGTCGACCCCGAGCTCTACTTCGACTACCAGTTCACCCGCCCGACGATCTCCGTCGGCGACGACGGCGTGCGCCGGCTCGAGTGGCCGGGCGCTGCGATCATGGGACCGGGCGGTGAGGCCAGCGATGACGACGACCGGGTCACCGGCCCGGGCGCCGAGAACCTGCACGTGCTGATCGGCGCCGAGCCCGCTCGCAGCTGGAAGGGGTTCGCCGCCGAACTCATCGACGCGGCGCTCGCCGCCGACATCGAGTGCATCGTGCTGCTCGGGGCGATGCTCGCCGATGCGCCGCACACCCGACCGCTCGCGGTCTTCGCCTCGAGCGAGAACCCCGAGGTGCGGTCTGCGCTCGGCGTGGAGCGCTCGAGCTACGAGGGCCCGGTCGGCATCCTCAGCGTCATCGCCGACCAGGCCGAGCGCGGGGGCATCCCCACGGTCTCGCTCTGGGCATCGGTGCCGCACTACGTGCACAACGCGCCGTCGCCGAAGGCGGTGCTCGCGCTGCTCGGCAAGGTCGAGGAGCTCACCGGCCTCTCGATCCCCCGCGGCAGCCTCGAGGTCGACGCGAAGGCGTGGGAGGCGGGCGTCGACGCGCTCGCCGCCGACGACGACGAGATGGCCGGCTACATCACGCAGCTCGAGCAGGCGCGCGACGCGGTCGACGCGCCCGAGGCGAGCGGCGAGGCGATCGCCCAGGAGTTCGAGCGGTACCTGCGCCGCCGCGGCGAGGAGCCCGGTGGGCGCGCCGACGGTCGAGGCGACGGCCCGCGCTGA
- a CDS encoding undecaprenyl-diphosphate phosphatase: MPHVIEALILGLVQGLTEFLPISSSAHLRILGEFLPGAQDPGAAFTAITQLGTEAAVVVFFWRDIVRIISHWFGSFTGRVPRNDPDARMGWLIIIGSVPIVVLGILFQDEIETSLRSLWIVATMLIVFGLILGLADWAGAKRRGLDDLTVPHGIFFGLAQALALIPGVSRSGGTITMGLFLGYERAAAARYAFLLAIPAVFGSGFFQLVKSFGEPAVYGPIETAAATLVAFVVALLVIAFFMSYISKRSFLPFVIYRVLLGTTILVLLGTGVLTA, from the coding sequence ATGCCCCACGTGATCGAAGCGCTCATCCTCGGCCTCGTGCAGGGACTCACCGAATTCCTCCCGATCTCCTCGAGCGCTCACCTGCGCATCCTGGGGGAGTTCCTGCCCGGCGCCCAAGACCCCGGTGCGGCCTTCACCGCGATCACGCAACTCGGCACAGAGGCCGCCGTCGTGGTGTTCTTCTGGCGTGACATCGTGCGCATCATCTCGCACTGGTTCGGCTCGTTCACGGGCCGGGTTCCGAGGAACGATCCCGACGCCCGCATGGGCTGGCTCATCATCATCGGCTCCGTGCCGATCGTGGTGCTCGGCATCCTGTTCCAGGATGAGATCGAGACGAGCCTCCGATCGCTCTGGATCGTCGCGACGATGCTCATCGTGTTCGGCCTCATCCTCGGACTCGCCGACTGGGCGGGAGCGAAGCGGCGGGGGCTCGACGACCTGACCGTGCCGCACGGCATCTTCTTCGGACTCGCGCAGGCGCTGGCGCTCATCCCGGGCGTCTCGCGTTCCGGCGGCACCATCACGATGGGGCTCTTCCTCGGGTACGAGCGTGCGGCAGCGGCCCGATATGCGTTCCTGCTCGCGATCCCGGCCGTCTTCGGCAGCGGGTTCTTCCAGCTCGTGAAGAGCTTCGGCGAGCCCGCCGTGTACGGCCCGATCGAGACGGCTGCGGCGACGCTCGTTGCGTTCGTCGTCGCGCTCCTCGTCATCGCGTTCTTCATGAGCTACATCTCGAAGCGCAGCTTCCTGCCGTTCGTGATCTACCGCGTGCTGCTCGGCACGACGATCTTGGTGCTGCTCGGCACGGGGGTGCTCACGGCCTGA
- a CDS encoding M20/M25/M40 family metallo-hydrolase, with product MAPSPTDIPPADELDETAIVARDLIRFDTSNYGGGTANGEREAAEYVEARLVALGLAPQLFEPAPRRTSVVARVPGRDSSKPALVMHGHLDVVPADARNWSVDPFAGEVRDGMLWGRGAVDMKDMDAMMLTAVGDIIASGSQPARDLIVAFFADEEAGGGLGSGWLVDHHPELFDGATEAISEVGGYSITVGGTRAYLLQTGEKSLLWIRLVANGVAAHGSRLIRDNAITKLAGAVATLGRTEWPIRLTDTTRELLAEIAGVLGVDPEQVSPDELALATGSASGFITATLRTTSNPTLLTAGYKHNVIPDRAEALIDIRTLPGEEDAVLAEVRALVGDDVEVEIVHRDVGLEAATSGALVDAVKRSLGVHDPGTPVFPYLLSGGTDNKALSRLGIAGYGFAPLKLPEGLDFPAMFHGVDERVPLDALVFGRQVLRDLLLDY from the coding sequence ATGGCCCCGTCACCCACCGACATCCCCCCTGCCGATGAACTCGACGAGACGGCGATCGTCGCACGTGACCTGATCCGCTTCGACACCTCGAACTACGGCGGTGGCACGGCCAACGGCGAGCGCGAGGCCGCCGAATACGTCGAAGCGCGACTGGTGGCGCTCGGACTCGCGCCGCAGCTCTTCGAGCCGGCACCGAGGCGAACGAGCGTCGTCGCACGAGTGCCCGGGCGCGACTCCTCGAAGCCGGCCCTCGTCATGCACGGTCATCTCGACGTCGTGCCCGCAGACGCCCGAAACTGGAGCGTCGACCCGTTCGCGGGCGAGGTGCGCGACGGCATGCTCTGGGGCCGCGGGGCGGTCGACATGAAAGACATGGACGCGATGATGCTGACCGCCGTCGGCGACATCATCGCCTCGGGCTCCCAGCCTGCACGCGACCTCATCGTCGCCTTCTTCGCCGACGAGGAGGCCGGCGGCGGTCTCGGCTCCGGCTGGCTCGTCGATCACCATCCCGAGCTCTTCGACGGAGCCACCGAGGCGATCAGCGAGGTCGGCGGCTATTCGATCACCGTCGGCGGCACGCGCGCCTACCTGCTGCAGACCGGCGAGAAGTCGCTGCTCTGGATCCGACTCGTCGCGAACGGCGTCGCGGCCCACGGCTCCCGGCTCATCCGCGACAACGCGATCACGAAGCTCGCGGGTGCCGTGGCGACGCTCGGCCGCACGGAGTGGCCGATCCGCCTCACCGACACCACCCGCGAGCTGCTCGCCGAGATCGCGGGCGTGCTCGGCGTCGACCCCGAGCAGGTCTCGCCCGACGAACTCGCCCTCGCAACGGGATCGGCCTCGGGCTTCATCACCGCGACCCTGCGCACCACGAGCAACCCCACGCTCCTGACCGCGGGCTACAAGCACAACGTGATCCCCGACCGCGCCGAGGCCCTCATCGACATCCGCACGCTGCCCGGCGAGGAGGACGCCGTGCTCGCCGAGGTGCGCGCGCTCGTCGGCGACGACGTCGAGGTCGAGATCGTGCACCGCGACGTCGGACTCGAGGCCGCGACATCCGGTGCCCTGGTCGATGCGGTGAAGCGCTCGCTCGGCGTGCACGACCCGGGCACCCCGGTCTTCCCGTACCTGCTCTCGGGCGGCACCGACAACAAGGCGCTCAGCCGGCTCGGCATCGCCGGCTACGGCTTCGCGCCGCTGAAGCTGCCAGAAGGCTTGGACTTCCCGGCCATGTTCCACGGGGTTGACGAGCGGGTGCCGCTCGACGCACTAGTCTTCGGTAGGCAGGTCTTGCGCGACCTCCTCCTCGACTACTGA
- a CDS encoding DNA polymerase Y family protein translates to MIVDPTRTIVLWCPDWPVFAACREAGLDPAAPIALTDGGQIFACSAAARRDGVVRGLKLREAQYRSPGLTLLDYDASLDVRVFEPVVRRVEETVPGVQLIRPGTLAMRARGPARYYGGEDAAARALLDTVAALGVVGARVGVADGPFAAEQAARAASPTGEAPVGIVAPGASAAFIAPLPVGLVVDARTGVLLNRLGVRSLGEFAALPEADVRRRFGAAGAFAHDRASGREQARVLARTPPPEFEVAQEFEPPLDRIDQLAFAFRVRADEFIGRMRAKRLVCTGIRVEIDDEAGGHSSRSWLHPRWFTPADVVDRVRWQLQGAGTADSALTSPIVRLRVVPERIDSTGNHEEGLWGGGPDERVHHGLTRVQSMLGHDAVVTAEIGGGRMLADRQVLVPWGDRAPERGGEGAPWPGSLPALAPASVFRERLPIGLLDAGGSVVTIDARGVISANPERFALAGGVAAPVRAWAGPWPVVERWWDAEHARRVHRFQIVDDDGCAWLLVRDDEGWWAEARYD, encoded by the coding sequence ATGATCGTCGACCCGACCCGCACGATCGTGCTCTGGTGCCCCGATTGGCCCGTCTTCGCAGCCTGCCGCGAAGCCGGGCTCGACCCGGCCGCGCCCATCGCCCTCACCGACGGCGGCCAGATCTTCGCCTGCTCGGCGGCGGCCCGGCGCGACGGCGTCGTGCGCGGCCTGAAGCTCCGCGAGGCGCAATACCGCTCCCCCGGGCTCACCCTGCTCGACTACGACGCCTCACTCGACGTGCGCGTCTTCGAACCCGTCGTGCGACGGGTCGAAGAGACGGTGCCCGGGGTGCAGCTCATCCGCCCCGGCACGCTCGCCATGCGCGCCCGCGGCCCAGCCCGCTACTACGGCGGCGAGGATGCCGCGGCGCGGGCGCTGCTCGACACCGTCGCCGCACTCGGGGTGGTGGGCGCACGGGTCGGGGTCGCCGACGGGCCCTTCGCAGCCGAGCAGGCGGCCCGGGCGGCGAGTCCGACGGGTGAGGCGCCCGTGGGCATCGTCGCGCCCGGGGCATCCGCTGCGTTCATCGCCCCGTTGCCGGTGGGGCTCGTCGTCGATGCCCGCACCGGGGTCCTGCTGAACCGGCTCGGGGTGCGCAGCCTCGGCGAGTTCGCGGCCCTGCCCGAGGCCGATGTGCGGCGGCGCTTCGGCGCGGCCGGTGCGTTCGCACACGACCGGGCATCGGGTCGTGAGCAGGCGAGGGTGCTCGCCCGCACGCCGCCGCCCGAGTTCGAGGTCGCGCAGGAGTTCGAGCCGCCGCTCGACCGCATCGACCAGCTCGCCTTCGCCTTCCGCGTGCGCGCCGACGAGTTCATCGGGCGCATGCGGGCGAAGCGACTCGTGTGCACCGGCATCCGCGTCGAGATCGACGACGAAGCCGGCGGGCACTCCAGTCGCAGCTGGCTGCACCCGCGCTGGTTCACACCCGCCGACGTCGTCGACCGCGTGCGCTGGCAGCTGCAGGGCGCGGGCACCGCCGACAGCGCGCTCACCTCGCCCATCGTGCGGCTGCGGGTCGTGCCAGAACGCATCGACTCCACCGGCAACCACGAAGAGGGGCTCTGGGGCGGCGGTCCCGACGAGCGCGTGCATCACGGGCTCACTCGAGTGCAGAGCATGCTCGGCCACGACGCGGTCGTCACCGCCGAGATCGGCGGCGGCCGCATGCTCGCCGACCGGCAGGTGCTCGTGCCCTGGGGCGACCGGGCTCCCGAGCGCGGCGGCGAGGGGGCGCCGTGGCCCGGCAGCCTGCCCGCCCTGGCGCCCGCGAGCGTGTTCCGCGAGCGGCTGCCGATCGGGCTGCTCGACGCCGGGGGGTCCGTCGTCACCATCGATGCCCGGGGGGTGATCTCGGCGAACCCCGAACGCTTCGCGCTCGCCGGTGGCGTCGCCGCGCCCGTTCGGGCCTGGGCGGGCCCCTGGCCGGTCGTCGAGCGCTGGTGGGACGCCGAGCACGCGAGGCGCGTGCACCGGTTCCAGATCGTCGACGACGACGGGTGCGCGTGGCTCCTCGTGCGCGACGACGAGGGCTGGTGGGCCGAAGCGAGGTACGACTGA